A stretch of the Drosophila sulfurigaster albostrigata strain 15112-1811.04 chromosome 2L, ASM2355843v2, whole genome shotgun sequence genome encodes the following:
- the LOC133849344 gene encoding piezo-type mechanosensitive ion channel component isoform X12, with product MAFSYACLVLQRVVLPAVLVLASLMRPVGISFVYMLMFFMSPFVPLATRRNFKGSVTAFFIILLALSTLVLLGHIALQVLALSTALPIYNCSFSERLLRHIGFVSFVDLRPLAIIEWLAPEVLVLATSLGAFLSVKRLALQNINAEQLENGELPDSQSEQQVSSQQDANGSDVQQATATTPLQHQQQQLRKRVSMISQHIHFEGLIKISPLFCLATLFFAAVLRPSVPGGFYFLIFLLAGTYWATCQTLQRGFALLLRCVMFVLVLHSLCIVSYQTPWMQSHLNHTSLAARLIGLEPLIESDCVPDIRILLYNNRLSLDSYLNPFALFFAYFALALTTKHLIKPRLVRQSTRKARTPQALESTTAAATTAPSGSRGNDIQLDTIERRSEQENNTTSILDQISYGFVSVGGFIYQNSYIFTNILMMAWSIVYHSWLTFVLLLWANVLWMIPNQRKAMMRSSPFIVLYAELLLVAQYIYGMDLNNNELPTRVSTAGINLQQIGFERPIENHMRPCVPLIVKTAFVLMFWVTSRQFFKEKRDRRRDSTLADIIAPLQITVGSAGSSYLINDGKKTSKFLKKAGDVIKNLLVRLWIWLLVLVIFLCAITGDDMTGFRICYMALFLFFLLVFQSSSKAWVKIMYGFWLFLIFYAMSILILIYTYQFDKFDMYWKDYLNVSQTLQADIGLKLYKTKDLFLHLVSPTIIVILTVIQVHYFHKRFIASLQQQPTTPGTRSQLTAANAQQKRTETAALEAAPSKRRGSASSIRQRSTEAAGTAAGATTTDFETSVRDLVRISFRKIKNKSEYIFKRFKTVFWRFLELHIMKAVYIAAFVCSVSEVCVLHIIFVGFCVLGATSRKAVQVVISRLISFIVTIIVLSKMIYQIEYLDHNQYSVTCSDNRTANNAEWIGLNKADKLEGGLMGLLRTYIIYMVIVTMHAVISLRQLQMRVKIGENVANQPKLLFQQITRADAEKDLVGLVKYLLNFGFYKFGIEISLIALVSTITYRQDIVAVVYAVWLVVLLLLKRSQCAKMWGVFQAFFAISILLQYIVLVGLPPSWCMSYPWDDGAFGESIQRWTMLPGQLHFNHVPKLIFDFIVLIILNRQKSIFCIEQRYATNDDYPGGSNRSVIADIAQLGRVPFDNPTHDFCSYIRNYSDILKNGVLCGFYWFTLAVVFLAGTNIADLLALGYLIGAFVFLWQGSDFYLRPIATIISRWKWLLAFNVANILIKTSFQMAGCLFMTPLTTHCCWLVHMLGITCTSNVIKEQLHVADEAEVLTDSTGCPKMTHQVVLLWDAICFAFIIFQLRIFQSHYFCHIITDTKANNILASRGADIIESLRQKQIAHRHDHEKQVLHKIKRKMERIRATQQKMLRPLDKQTHFDGQPTPLEQSLSEAAPLAHQSSFVSCQGSGYQTPDGTSSKSNSSGSSSGTSSPARASMLSSSSSSVESVDSADAAVIIEPEINIMLCDDAMDYVDVQSASEEPEDTAPIKPKPKPKPDTLATTAECHFKLHTSKPTTPSTDALSALLTEGFLEPKRISLGLAPSEQSTTMQTLVPPLAAYATAMASSATSSVNLTPNLRRQHRRQSSTNAAVSWNETVSIKHSPLKQHASPEHEELVTLRQKSLHRRHLSMGNASYSLDEAQARMRRASNLSGARDEAALRYAQRPHSWGPVGTAYYMESLMCAFYEPALLHGPSTRAGDYYMFEEMDDKFELDLIHDEIDFMEEENITESEMKMQRRKTLYDVWKDLNDAEYRRHLYMRERSYASEPGSRIQLKLDAEKEINELDELDQDRDDRDDDDDDTIECDIGIRTSTLSEPLDFGRRSQTLLEIKSKDAPTDFFPSTSKGVSKERDAAASSMSSPKPTKDLTDLPSTPALTTVPREATSKETSDSKSKMELDSGDVTAKDSDEDFDTNPIIRLLEGFLVTLTIRLNRFSRNYRFVNRILAGEKKTLKESSSLNRLGLSSAAAMFHFLKSNLESDENGGQPVTSSTPRRTQVTATIPSATTSATTTSDNLTEHYSTPPNTNTNTNTNTTTTPLSPQEPLATPPQPPPATSTPHQSHHAGEDIIEIPVDTVDAATSRKQSISSSPPTKGRKSDCGLPEIRIKAPSMERSGQQQQQTPHHFTPHSYPQQHSHHQQQASIGSGSLSKHWSYEHVDSAGEFNLEEENFAQRDHHIIVEVLISSWYALLANTDLICYIVVFINQVVNASLISLPLPIMVFLWGTLSLPRPTKTFWVTLIAYTQAIVLIKCIFQFKLIWSNYNNLPNQPLAPAKIFGVEMKTHYAVYDLILLLVLFLHRYLLKSQGLWKSGYKDVDQQFTKPTASIDEREDSDNLSQPDSRQLNEDAAQKMSLQVSQVSLPGSPEYSKSAINQLERTKYTSSLHKFFFSLVHKSRLATDVYALMFLCDFINFFVLLFGFTAFGTQQTESDGGVQTYLAENKVPVPFLIMLLVQFLLIVIDRALYLRKALVNKIIFHFFSVIGIHIWMFFVVPAVTERTFNSLAPPIIFYVIKCFYMLLSSYQIKSGYPKRILGNFFTKGFSMVNMIAFKVYMQIPFLYELRTILDWVCIDSTMTIFDWLKMEDIFSNIYLIRCTRQSETDFPAMRAQKKASLSKLIMGGTVVLLIVICIWGPLCLFALGNAVGSSNVPYQVSLSIRIGPYDPIYTTNNYDSIFEIDSKMYTQMTNAFFKNKQALTFIAGYDATDVAAVKLAGNSPSLWNIAPPDKQRLTNDLRNNHTLIARFSYSLTRKAPAKGLKENVGDEHVIKLDETFEGRAALINMLNETLDPIETNENGTTNGNNTTPASSSADDVVVVLPNMIPKFIKVLNSGDAFVATVMSGKEQEYRPLVIKLHRDKATKAMWWEIRDYCYDSFYNNTLKDLAYSDCKSGIVMYTFNDKKFPSTFSFLTAGGIIGLYTTFVLLASRFMKSFIGGQNRKIMFEDLPYVDRVLQLCLDIYLVREALEFALEEDLFAKLLFLYRSPETLIKWTRPKEEYLDDDGDTDSIPSRMSVRRPEQLQQHQYQQQQQQQQQ from the exons ATGGCCTTCAGCTATGCCTGCCTCGTGCTGCAGCGTGTCGTCTTGCCGGCGGTCCTGGTGCTGG CATCGCTCATGCGACCGGTGGGCATCTCGTTCGTGTACATGTTAATGTTCTTCATGTCGCCCTTTGTGCCGCTGGCCACACGCCGCAACTTCAAGGGCTCGGTGACCGCCTTCTTTATCATTCTGCTGGCGTTGAGCACTCTCGTTCTGCTCGGCCACATTGCGCTCCAGGTGCTGGCGCTGAGCACCGCGCTGCCCATCTACAATTGTTCCTTTAGCGAGCGTCTGTTGCGGCACATTGGATTCGTGAGCTTCGTGGATCTGCG ACCGCTGGCCATAATTGAATGGCTGGCGCCGGAAGTGCTCGTCTTGGCCACGTCGTTGGGCGCGTTTCTCAGCGTGAAGCGCTTGGCACTGCAAAATATCAATGCCGAGCAGCTGGAGAACGGGGAACTGCCCGATTCGCAGTCGGAACAGCAAGTGAGCAGTCAGCAGGATGCCAATGGCAGCGATGTGCAACAGGCGACGGCGACAACACCgctgcaacatcaacagcagcagctgcgcaaACGCGTCTCCATGATCAGCCAGCACATACACTTTGAGGGATTGATTAAGATCT CTCCTTTGTTCTGCCTGGCCACACTGTTCTTTGCCGCCGTCCTGCGTCCCTCAGTGCCTGGAGGCTTCTACTTCCTCATCTTTCTGCTGGCGGGCACCTACTGGGCAACCTGCCAGACGCTGCAACG GGGTTTTGCCTTGTTGCTGCGTTGCGTGATGTTTGTCCTTGTGCTGCATTCGCTGTGCATTGTTTCCTATCAGACGCCCTGGATGCAGAGTCACCTCAATCACACCAGTCTCGCAGCACG CTTGATTGGCCTGGAGCCGCTCATCGAGTCCGACTGCGTGCCCGACATACGCATTTTGCTGTACAACAATCGCTTGTCCTTGGACTCGTATCTGAATCCATTTGCTTTGTTCTTCGCCTACTTTGCACTGGCGCTGACCACAAAGCATCTCATCAAGCCGCGG TTGGTGCGTCAGAGCACTCGAAAGGCACGCACTCCTCAGGCTCTGGAGTCCACGACAGCAGCGGCCACAACGGCGCCGAGCGGCTCTCGTGGCAATGATATACAATTGGACACCATTGAACGTCGATCGGAGCAAGAGAATAATACCACATCCATATTGGATCAAATATCATACGGCTTTGTCAGTGTCGGCGGATTTATCTATCAGAATAGCTATATATTCACCAATATACTGATGATG GCTTGGTCCATAGTCTATCACAGCTGGCTGAcctttgtgctgctgctgtgggcCAACGTGCTGTGGATGATACCCAATCAGCGCAAGGCCATGATGCGCTCCAGTCCATTCATTGTGCTATACgccgagctgctgctggtggccCAATACATCTATGGCATGGATCTGAATAATAACGAGCTGCCAACCAGGGTTTCT ACAGCGGGCATTAATTTGCAGCAAATTGGCTTCGAGCGACCCATTGAGAATCATATGCGTCCATGTGTGCCGCTGATTGTGAAGACCGCTTTTGTGCTAATGTTCTGGGTGACGTCGCGTCAGTTCTTCAAGGAGAAGCGCGACAGACGCCGAGATAGCACACTGGCTGACATTATTGCACCTCTGCAGATTACCGTGGGTTCGGCTGGCTCCAGTTACCTCATCAACGATGGCAAGAAGACCTCAAAGTTCCTAAAGAAAGCGGGCGATGTGATCAAGAATCTGTTGGTGCGCCTCTGGATCTGGCTGCTTGTGTTGGTCATCTTTTTGTGCGCCATCACAGGCGATGATATGACAGGTTTTCGCATCTGCTACATGGCATTGTTCCTATTCTTCTTGCTGGTCTTTCAATCATCGTCCAAGGCGTGGGTCAAGATTATGTATGGCTTTTGGCTCTTCTTGATCTTCTACGCCATGTccatattgatattgatttatACATATCAATTCGATAAGTTCGACATGTACTGGAAGGACTATCTCAATGTGTCCCAAACTCT TCAAGCTGATATTGGCTTGAAGCTCTACAAGACTAAGGATCTGTTCCTGCATCTGGTGTCGCCCACAATTATTGTCATACTCACAGTCATACAGGTGCACTATTTCCACAAACGTTTCATTGCCTCGCTGCAGCAACAGCCCACCACACCGGGCACGAGAAGTCAACTAACGGCGGCAAACGCACAGCAGAAGCGCACAGAGACAGCTGCCTTGGAGGCAGCGCCATCAAAGCGTCGAGGCAGCGCCAGCTCCATAAGGCAGCGTTCAACGGAGGCAGCCGGGACGGCTGCTGGTGCTACGACGACAGACTTTGAGACATCTGTGCGTGATTTGGTGCGCATCTCATTCCGTAAGATCAAGAACAAGTCCGAGTACATCTTCAAGCGATTCAAGACCGTCTTTTGGCGCTTCCTCGAGCTGCACATCATGAAGGCCGTCTACATTGCGGCCTTTGTGTGCAGCGTGAGCGAGGTGTGTGTGCTGCACATTATCTTTGTGGGCTTCTGTGTGCTGGGCGCCACATCGCGCAAAGCTGTGCAGGTGGTGATCAGTCGCCTTATCTCATTCATTGTCACCATCATTGTGCTGTCGAAGATGATCTATCAAATCGAGTATTTGGATCACAATCAATACAGCGTTACCTGC AGCGACAATCGCACGGCCAACAATGCCGAGTGGATTGGTCTCAACAAGGCGGACAAACTGGAAGGCGGCTTGATGGGTTTGTTGCGTACTTACATCATCTACATGGTCATCGTCACAATGCACGCAGTCATCTCGCTGCGACAGCTGCAGATGCGCGTCAAGATTGGCGAGAATGTCGCCAATCAGCCAAAGCTGCTCTTCCAGCAAATAACGCGTGCCGATGCCGAGAAGGATCTGGTTGGCCTGGTCAAATATCTGCTCAACTTTGGCTTCTACAAGTTTGGCATTGAGATCTCGCTGATTGCTCTGGTCTCAACGATCACGTATCGTCAGGATATTGTGGCTGTGGTGTATGCTGTATGGTTGGTGGTGCTTCTGCTGCTTAAGCGTTCGCAATGTGCCAAAATGTGGGGCGTATTTCAGGCGTTCTTTGCCATCTCCATACTGTTGCAGTATATTGTGTTGGTCGGTTTGCCGCCCAGCTGGTGCATGA GCTATCCTTGGGATGATGGCGCCTTTGGCGAGAGCATACAACGCTGGACTATGTTGCCGGGTCAGCTGCACTTTAATCATGTGCCCAAGCTCATCTTTGACTTCATTGTCCTGATTATCTTGAATCGCCAGAAGAGCATCTTCTGCATTGAGCAACGCTACGCTACCAACGATGATTACCCCGGTGGCAGCAATCGCAGCGTCATCGCAGACATTGCCCAGCTGGGTCGAGTGCCTTTCGATAATCCCACGCATGATTTCTGCTCGTACATACGCAACTATTCGGACATCTTGAAGAATGGCGTACTGTGTGGCTTCTATTGGTTCACCTTGGCTGTCGTCTTCTTGGCCGGCACAAATATTGCTGATCTGCTGGCGCTGGGCTATTTGATTGGCGCCTTTGTTTTCCTGTGGCAGGGCTCCGATTTCTATCTGCGTCCCATTGCAACCATCATCAGTCGCTGGAAGTGGCTGCTGGCCTTTAATGTGGCCAACATACTTATCAAGACGAGCTTCCAAATGGCCGGTTGTTTGTTTATGACGCCCTTGACGACACACTGCTGTTGGCTGGTCCATATGCTGGGCATCACTTGCACCAGCAATGTGATCAAGGAGCAGCTCCACGTGGCCGACGAAGCGGAAGTGTTGACTGACTCCACAGGCTGTCCGAAGATGACGCATCAAGTTGTGTTACTGTGGGATGcgatttgttttgcatttatcatCTTTCAGCTGCGCATCTTCCAGTCGCACTACTTCTGTCACATCATCACGGACACCAAGGCCAACAACATACTGGCCTCCAG GGGAGCCGACATCATTGAGAGCTTGCGTCAGAAGCAGATTGCCCATCGTCATGACCATGAGAAGCAGGTGCTGCACAAGATCAAGCGCAAGATGGAGCGCATTCGTGCTACACAACAGAAGATGCTGCGGCCACTGGACAAGCAGACCCACTTCGATG ggCAACCCACGCCCTTGGAACAATCGTTGTCGGAAGCTGCGCCTTTGGCGCATCAGAGCAGTTTTGTCTCCTGTCAGGGCTCCGGCTATCAGACGCCAGATGGCACCAGCTCTAAGAGCAACAGCTCAGGCAGCTCATCGGGCACATCCTCGCCAGCGCGTGCTTCGATGCTCTcgagcagtagcagcagcgtGGAGAGTGTTGATAGCGCCGATGCAGCTGTCATCATTGAGCCAGAGATCAATATTATGCTCTGCGACGATGCCATGGACTATGTGGATGTGCAATCAGCCAGCGAGGAGCCAGAGGACACAGCTCCCAtaaaacccaaacccaaacctaAACCCGACACACTGGCGACAACAGCTGAATGTCACTTTAAACTACACACTTCGAAGCCGACGACGCCAAGCACGGATGCGTTGTCTGCCCTGCTCACCGAGGGATTTCTGGAGCCCAAGCGCATCTCTTTGGGACTGGCGCCTTCGGAACAGAGTACCACAATGCAGACGCTGGTGCCGCCGTTGGCTGCCTATGCCACAGCGATGGCCTCGAGTGCAACCAGCTCGGTGAATCTGACGCCCAATTTGCGACGTCAACATCGACGACAGTCGTCGACAAATGCGGCTGTGTCGTGGAACGAAACGGTGTCCATCAAGCACTCGCCCCTGAAGCAACATGCG TCGCCGGAACACGAGGAGTTGGTGACATTGCGCCAAAAGTCGCTGCATCGCCGACATCTGAGCATGGGCAATGCTAGCTACTCCCTAGATGAGGCACAGGCGCGTATGCGACGTGCCAGCAATCTCTCAGGGGCCAGGGATGAGGCTGCGTTGCGTTATGCCCAGCGACCGCATAGCTGGGGACCCGTGGGTACGGCCTACTATATGGAGTCGCTGATGTGCGCCTTCTATGAGCCCGCACTGCTGCATGGACCAT CTACGCGTGCTGGAGATTATTACATGTTCGAGGAGATGGATGACAAATTTGAGTTGGATCTGATACACGATGAGATCGATTTCATGGAGGAGGAGAATATCACCGAgagcgaaatgaaaatgcaacgACGCAAGACGCTCTACGAT GTTTGGAAGGATCTGAATGATGCCGAGTATCGTCGTCATTTGTATATGCGTGAACGTTCCTATGCCTCCGAGCCGGGATCACGCATTCAACTCAAGCTGGACGCTGAGAAGGAGATCAATGAACTGGATGAATTGGATCAAGATCGCGACGATcgcgatgatgacgacgatgatacGATTGAGTGTGACATTGGTATACGCACTTCAACGCTCTCCGAGCCGCTCGACTTTGGTCGTCGCAGTCAGACGTTGCTCGAGATA AAATCCAAGGATGCGCCCACGGACTTTTTCCCCTCAACCAGCAAAGGCGTCTCCAAGGAACGTGATGCCGCGGCCAGCAGCATGAGCAGTCCCAAGCCCACAAAGGATCTCACCGATCTACCCTCAACGCCGGCTTTAACGACGGTGCCACGTGAAGCCACCTCGAAGGAAACCTCAGATAGTAAATCCAAAATGGAACTGGACAGCGGTGATGTCACAGCCAAGGACTCTGATGAGGATTTCGATACGAATCCCATTATACGTTTGCTGGAAGGATTCCTCGTTACCTTGACCATTCGTCTGAATCGCTTTTCGCGCAATTATCGCTTTGTCAATCGCATTTTGGCTGGTGAAAAGAAGACACTCAAG gAATCGAGTTCGTTGAACCGTCTTGGACTCTCCAGTGCTGCGGCCATGTTCCACTTTCTGAAATCGAATCTCGAGAG TGATGAGAATGGTGGGCAGCCCGTTACTTCATCTACACCGCGCCGCACACAGGTCACAGCAACAATACCGTCAGCCACAACATCAGCTACAACAACTTCAGACAATCTCACTGAACACTATAGCACGCCACccaacacaaatacaaatacaaatacaaatacaacaaccaCACCGCTCTCACCGCAAGAACCACTCGCAACACCACCACAACCACCACCAGCAACCAGTACACCACACCAATCACACCACGCTGGCGAAGATATCATCGAAATACCCGTAGACACTGTTGATGCCGCAACCTCTAG aAAACAATCAATCAGTTCATCGCCGCCGACTAAGGG TCGCAAATCGGATTGCGGCCTGCCTGAGATACGAATTAAAGCGCCATCTATGGAGCGCAGtgggcaacagcagcagcaaacgccACATCATTTTACGCCACATTCATATCCGCAGCAGCATTcgcatcatcaacagcaggcGAGCATTGGTTCCGGCTCGCTGAGCAAGCATTGGTCCTACGAGCACGTGGACAG CGCCGGTGAATTCAATCTGGAGGAGGAGAACTTTGCCCAACGCGATCATCACATCATTGTGGAGGTGCTCATCTCCTCTTGGTATGCTCTACTGGCCAATACTGATCTCATCTGCTATATTGTGGTGTTTATCAATCAG GTGGTCAATGCCAGTCTCATCTCGTTGCCGCTACCCATCATGGTCTTCCTCTGGGGCACATTGTCGCTGCCGCGTCCTACAAAGACTTTCTGGGTCACACTCATTGCCTACACACAGGCCATTGTGCTGATCAAGTGCATCTTTCAGTTTAAACTGATCTGGTCCAATTATAACAATTTGCCCAATCAACCGTTGGCCCCCGCAAAGATCTTTGGCGTCGAGATGAAAACGCACTATGCCGTCTATGATTTGAtactgttgctggtgctgtttCTGCATCGTTATCTACTAAAATCGCAGGGTCTGTGGAAGTCTGGCTACAAGGATGTGGATCAGCAGTTTACCAAGCCCACAGCTAGCAT AGATGAGCGCGAGGATAGCGATAATCTGTCGCAGCCCGACTCGCGACAATTGAACGAGGATGCGGCCCAGAAGATGAGCTTACAGGTTAGCCAAGTGTCGTTGCCTGGTTCACCGGAGTACAGCAAGTCCGCCATCAATCAGTTGGA ACGTACCAAATACACCTCGTCCCTGCACAAGTTTTTCTTCAGTCTGGTGCACAAATCGCGTCTGGCCACCGATGTCTATGCCTTGATGTTCCTCTGCGACTTTATCAACTTCTTTGTTTTGCTCTTTGGCTTTACGGCATTTGGG ACCCAACAAACGGAGAGCGATGGCGGTGTGCAGACTTATCTGGCGGAGAACAAGGTGCCCGTTCCCTTCCTGATCATGTTGCTGGTGCAGTTCCTGCTCATTGTCATCGATCGTGCACTGTATTTACGCAAAGCTCTGGTCAACAAGATCATCTTCCATTTCTTTTCGGTGATTGGCATACACATCTGGATGTTCTTTGTGGTGCCTGCGGTAACGGAGCGCACTTTCAATTCCCTGGCTCCGCCGATCATCTTCTATGTGATCAAATGCTTCTACATGCTGCTTAGCTCGTATCAGATTAAGTCGGGCTATCCCAAGCGCATTTTGGGCAACTTTTTCACCAAGGGTTTCTCGATGGTCAACATGATTGCGTTCAAGGTGTACATGCAAATACCCTTCCTCTACGAGTTGCGCACCATTCTCGATTGGGTGTGCATCGACAGCACCATGACCATCTTTGATTGGCTCAAAATGGAGGACATTTTCTCCAACATCTATCTCATACGCTGCACTCGGCAATCGGAAACCGATTTCCCGGCGATGCGCGCACAGAAAAAGGCTTCACTCTCCAAGCTCATCATGGGTGGCACGGTTGTGCTATTAATTGTGATTTGCATTTGGGGACCGCTTTGCTTGTTTGCCCTGGGCAATGCCGTGGGCAGCTCCAATGTGCCCTATCAGGTGTCGTTGTCCATACGCATTGGACCCTATGATCCCATCTATACGACCAACAACTACGATAGCATTTTTGAAATCGACTCCAAAATGTATACTCAGATGACAAATGCCTTCTTCAAGAACAAGCAGGCGCTCACCTTTATTGCCGGCTACGATGCCACCGATGTGGCGGCAGTTAAGCTGGCGGGCAACTCGCCATCGCTGTGGAATATTGCGCCGCCGGACAAGCAGCGGCTAACCAACGATCTACGGAATA ATCACACATTAATAGCCCGCTTCTCCTATTCGCTGACGCGTAAAGCGCCAGCCAAGGGTCTCAAAGAGAATGTGGGCGATGAGCATGTCATCAAGCTGGACGAGACCTTTGAGGGACGCGCTGCACTCATCAATATGCTGAATGAGACCCTGGATCCAATAGAGACCAACGAAAATGGCACcacaaatggcaacaacacgACACCCGCAAGCAGTTCTGCGGACGATGTGGTCGTAGTGCTGCCCAACATGATACCCAAGTTCATCAAGGTGCTGAACTCGGGCGACGCCTTTGTGGCCACTGTGATGAGCGGCAAGGAGCAGGAGTATCGACCGCTGGTCATAAAACTGCATCGCGACAAAGCCACCAAGGCTATGTGGTGGGAGATTCGCGACTATTGTTATGACAGCTTTTACAATAACACGCTGAAGGATTTGGCCTACAGCGACTGCAAATCGGGCATTGTGATGTACACGTTCAACGACAAGAAGTTCCCATCGACCTTCAGCTTCCTCACAGCTGGCGG AATCATTGGTCTTTACACTACGTTTGTGTTATTGGCCTCGCGCTTCATGAAATCCTTTATTGGTGGACAGAATCGCAAGATCATGTTCGAGGATCTGCCCTATGTGGATCGTGTGCTGCAACTTTGCCTAGACATCTACTTG GTGCGCGAGGCATTGGAGTTTGCACTAGAGGAGGATCTATTTGCCAAACTGCTCTTCCTGTATCGCTCGCCCGAAACGCTGATCAAATGGACGCGACCCAAAGAGGAGTATTTGGATGATGATGGTGACACTGACTCCATACCCAGTCGCATGAGTGTTCGTCGCCctgagcagctgcagcagcatcaatatcagcagcaacagcagcagcagcaacaataa